The following is a genomic window from Cryptococcus neoformans var. grubii H99 chromosome 12, complete sequence.
CGTTCGCCATCATCGGATTATGTCGCCATATTGCCCAGATTGGCCGGTTATTTACCTACCTTACCTTTCAATATCCGAAAATACGTTACATATCACAAATACACGAAAAATACTGGAAACTCTTGGGCAGAGTTGCTTTTGATTAAAACCCTAAAAACTGACAAAAGAAACGTTTAAATGGTTTGGTTGAAAACGATATCTGGATCTGCCTTATCTCTTACTTCGTTTCTTTACTTCCGATGATCTTGTACCCAGATTGATCTTGTACCCAGattccccttcctcatgTTGATTTCTATAGCCATCTAAAGCACCAAATATATTTGATACATTTTGACCACATCTTATCTTCCTACTCGCTGTGCTCCCCTTAAACAATTCCATTCTTATATCCGCGACACTTTGTCTGCCACCTTCAATACGTAGACCCCGAGCTCTCTCTCTCGCGTCCTCTATTATCCTATGGCGGCGTCGCCGATGCATAGGTCGAGCTTGAAATTTCGCTACTCGAACTCGGCCCTAACGGGTTAACCCAGCCCGGCCTTGAAAAAGCTCGGACAGGAGGGACATGAGGCGGTGGCGCGGCAGGGGCAATAGATGCGGGGgacggagatgatggaaatATGtgtgatggtggtggtagaCCTGCTATTCGCGGGGATGTGACTGTGGTCTGTGGAGGTGGGCCGGAAATATGAGGaggggagatgggagggTACTGGTCTGACGGCGGCTGTAGATGAGATGTGGTAGCAGAGCCAGAAGCGGAAGCGGAGGTTTGACCGTTGATGTTACTCAAAGGACTGGATCTACCACTTACTCCTCCTATTCCAGCAGTAGAAAGACCGGGCCAGGAACTTGTCGACGGCGAGCGAATAACATTGGAAGTAGTCTCGCGCGATGAATGAAAATTGGTCCAAGCAGCGCTCACCGGTCGTTTCGGTGAGACAATCGCGCTTGCTGCTATTGATGTTCTCGGTACCTGTATCGGAGCCGGGGGACCTCTCGAACTGGTTGCTGATCCAGTCTCCTCGTCCGTCTCGTCATCTGAATCAGATAAAGTCAAATCAATGATAGGAGTTGACGCTCCTGTTCTTGATCCACCGACTGAGGATGACGATCCCAGCCCTGTTATGCGGCCTGCTGGTGGGACACTCGATTTGGCAGGGGTACCGTCTCCTTCGTCATCCGAATCGATGACTTGCACCACTTTTCGTTTCAGACCCGCTCCCCCTCGGTTCGCACCATCGCCGCTGCTAGTATCATTCATATCACAAACAGACGGTTTTGTCTCGATCTCCGAGCTAAAAGAGGCAAGCGCCGAAGATGCAACTGGTGTTGATACCGCCGCGGTAGCTGATGATGGTTTCACATGTGAGGCGAGCCAAGATGCGGTACCGTATTTGTTATCTTCGGTGTGCCATTCGCCTGTGGGTTCAAGGATAACATCGTCGACCGTATCTGGGACAGCCTTGAGAATGTCCATCACGTATCTAGAACGGAGAACAAGTGGTCAGCTTACGATCcaagtggaggagggaaaacGAGGACGCACCCATCAACAATCAGATCATCAAATCTAAGCTCTTTGCTACAATGCGGACAGAGCCATTGTGGGTGCACAGCATTACTTTCTATCCACCAAGTAGCGTCAAAGCATTGGATATGACTACATTTTGAAGAGCGGATAGGTCGTATCATACGCATGTATGAAAGCTATTTCATAAAGCGAAAGAGGAGCTGGTCAGCCTTTTGGCATGATGTGAAGGTGAAAAATGAACGTACAGGATCTTTCAGAGACATCGATGCTGTACCAGCCAcaatatcatcatcatcttcttgtttCTTCCTCACTACGAGAGCGAAACAGTACATTAGCATTGCTCCTTCCTATCAATGCTTGTCTTCCTAATCACTAAACATGAAAGGAACATACATTGTTCTATTGCATCTTCTGCTTTTGTTGGTTCCAGCTTATTCAGTTTTTCAAGcagttcttcttttgtTGTCATTTCGGCAAGGACAATCTGGAAGAAAAACCTCTACAGAAGTCATCCCAATCATTCAGCTGCCCAGCATCCagcgagaaaaaggaataCAACAGACCTTGGACTGAGACTTGTTCTTTCCTGTCGTCGGCCCTCGATGCCCAACATTTACACCTATTAATCTTCCTGGTACCAGCGCCACCCGCCCTCCAACCGCCACGTTGATCGGCTTATCTAAATCAAAAGGCGGGGCACTTCCAGCCTTCCCTCTCAGACCTTTCTCTTTAAACGGCAATATTGTGCCGTCGATGGATACTTCGGGATTACCAGGATATTCAATAGGGATGTTGGTAGAGGGAGGTATGTGACGGGCGTGTACGGATGTAGGGCGATAATGATCAGAGGAAGTACAGAAGAGGCGGAGTGAGTAATGCGGTGGCGTTTGAGGGGATTCCCTTTAGGCTAACGATCAGCTGACCAGGACATGAGTAGCAGTAGGCAAGGAGTAAGGGGGAGGGAATATACCTAGACGCTTTGAGCTTTTCAATAACATCGTTGGGTAGGACAAATTGTGTCCGTTTCGTCCGATAGGTGCTATGACTTTCATTGGCGCTAATATCAGGCAGCGTTTCCATAGATGTGATGGCCCGAAGCGGTTTCCACAGTGGGTTAATTTTCCAGTCTTGTAAAGCATGTTGCGGACCGTGGCTGGGAGTCGATGGAGCAGCGTGAGCTGAGGTATTGCCATACCCAACAGAATTAGAGCCAGATCCTGGTGTTGATCTGTATCCATTCAGGCCTGAGCTACTACTGTTTACACCTGCAGCACATTTTTTAGAGTTTATCAGCTTTCGCGACACCTTCCAATGCCACAAGAAGGACTCACCACTACTCCACCGCGGAACACCCCCAAATGTAggcggtggcggcggcTGAACAGATGGATGGGTACGTATAGGCGGCGCAGGGGGAATCAGTATTGTTGTGTTCGTCCTAGGAAATGGATCCCATCCTCCCCCAACGGCCACTTCACAGTGATACCTCGCTTCGACATAGGCATCGAGATCCATCCTGGCTTTGAGGGCCATGAACGCTTCCTGGATCTTCTGAATGACATCGGCTTTTCGATCGCCGGAACGCATAAAGGGATCGCGTCTTCCATATGTTACTAGAGCAGAAGCAAATGACCGGAGTTGCGGGACGGTATGACTTGGAATCCATAAGCGGAGAAATTCCTATTGACAGTGATTTCCAGATAGTCACCAGGCTCGTCATTAGCGCTTGCAGGAATATAGGCATGAACAAGAGTACGAACATCAAAGCCTGACCAGTCAGTCTTACGGACAGGTGCTCTGTAAGTGCCAGTATGTCTCAACATTATATCTTTCGAAATGTTCTCCTTATAGAATGTCTTCCGTTCAAAATCGTCGCGACTGTTAGTTGGTCTGTCGGGCCGATCGTCTGGGTTTTGCTGCTTTAATTTCGAATATAGGTCAAACCCAATGTTGGGGTAGGTATACCTCTAGAGGCAGCCTCCCGTGGATGTTATTCTGATTATGAGAGTAAAAAAACTGAAGAAACACGGCTCGTTCGATGTTGGCTTCGTTCATTAAGCACCAACAGAGCACGAAGGTAAGGGGAAATTTGATCCCGCCACAACAACTTGACCTCAACcctatcatcatcaaaagTAGTTCCCAACCGTTTATCCACATGCATACATACAATCTTAACAATGACAGAAGGGAAGACTTACGAGGAAATGTCCAAAGGGGAGAGAGACGCGCATGACCAACAGCAGcgtgagaaggagaagaagcagcaggCTGGTGAGTTATTACACTTCTTGGGCCAAGTGGTTTAGGTCGAAGACCAGCGGTGTTTTGATGCGAAAAGCGTAATTGTATATCAACCATTTACCACATGCTGACGTCCCATCTAATGATATGTATTGTGTTCCAGAACTACCGTACTCCTGGACACAAGAACTTGCTACAGCAACGGTGACTGTCCCTTTACCTAAAGGAACAAGAAGTAAAGACCTCGAGGTTGATATCGGGAAGCGAAAGTTAAAAGTAGGTATTTCAGTTCGCTCTAGTACCTCCAATATCTTACGATGGTGATAATATGATATCCAAGGTAAAAGAGCTCATTGAACATCCCGTTTTAGGTGAAGCTCAagtcttccccttcatccaTATTGGAAGGCGAGCTGTATAACGATATAGTAGTGGACGATTCTTCCTGGACAATTGGTACGTATTCCCCTCAAACAGAAGTTAAGCATTGTGCAGAGGTTGACAAATAtgacagatgatgatacaCTAACTATTGAGCTCGACAAACTCTCGTAAGTTATTCGCCTCGTCTCGTAAGGCACACCTATCAACTAAGCCCCCACTTCCCTTCCCGAAAGATTCCATATCGGCACTCCTCAGTGGTGGCCTCACATCCTCACCCACCACCCAACTATTGACACCACCAAGATCAACCCTACTCCTTCGTCCCTTTCTGACCTGGACCCCAAGACGAGGGGGATGGtagagaagatgatgtgggATAACCAACAAAAAGCATTGGGTAAACCGACAGTTgatgaaaggaagagggaagaagtgatgaagaagtttATGGCGGAACACCCGGAGATGGACTTTAGTAAAGCGAAGATTGGTTAAAGGTACCAAGTGCAAGTACGGTATGCAGCATAGCTTTGTGACTTCCTTTCATGCAAACGGAAAGTGTAACGAGCCTTCCTTTCATTTACTCCTATTAAAAAAAATATCTGAATATCATTGGAATCTTGAACATGCGCTACGCGATATCGTAGTTACATGACCAATAACCATTGcggggagatgggaaaaTGTACTTAGAAAAGGCACTTAGTGAAGCTATCCTCATCGTCTTTATTGCTTTTGGCCTTATCATCGCCAGTGCCTCGCCTTCGGCTCCTGCCCCTTCACTTTCCTCGGGACCTGACCCTAGGCCGTCGTCGGCTTCGGCATCAAAGCCGAAATCAAAGAGTAATGAATccaagagagagagagagagagagaaggaaaaagacaaaaagaaggagaaagacaAAAAAGAGCGAGATAATAAGGAGgaaacaaagaagaaagatggtgAACCCAAATCATCACGATCAAAAAAgccgtcttctccttcatccacagGTTCGTCTCCTGTCTCAGAATGCGGATAGCGGGACGAGCAGTCACTCACCGTCGTTATCAGAAACAGAACCATCTTCAGCGTCAACATTAGCGGCAGAAACGGGTTCGGAAGATAATCCTGCACCCTTGATGTCTACGAGCGATACAAGTAGTGATACCTCCGATCCCACTCCCTCATTCAGCTCCAGCGATAGTAGTAGTGGGAGCGATAGTGGCAATGACAGAACAGACACGACAACGTTTCATGGGAGGTTGGCAGATGATGTGGAGTTGAAGGTAAAGTCAGATGAGCCGTTTAGGATTAGATACCATGGATGAGTCGCTTGAGTATCTTGGGGCCGGATAGGGGAGTGGGTAAATACGGATAAGAAAGGGATACGGCGAGAACATCCTGTAGAATCGATGTCGCGGATTTTGAAAGTCATCTACGATGGTTTAGCACTTGAACGAGGAGCGGACCTAAGGATTGTGAAGCTCATTGGCGAGAGGTTCCTCAAGAACTACCACGCCGAATTCTAGCCACCTGATGATATGAGCCCTATGCAGTATGCATCAAACGTTCTCCCATTATCGTCTCCAAAAAAGTCTATTCGTCGCTCAAAGGCTCGAAGTATCGCCATTGTCCCGGATGAGGTTCCTCCACGAGCCCTTCCCAACTGCGCCTCACCCAATCAGCACAGTCTCTTTCACACCAAGCAATACAATGCCACTAAACTCACGACTTCCagtccttcatcttcacaACCAAACCCTCCTCACTCTTCGCCTCCTCGATAACAATCTCGACAATCGATCCCAATTCgttctccaccttctcaACGTCTCCCTGGGCCTTTTCAACAATGGCCAGTCGGTGCTTGGTGAGCGCTTCGGCGGCTTGCCTGTAGACAGACGCAGCAGGAAGTTGGGAAAGTGAGCTGAGGGTCGAAGTGTAGATTGACGTGAGAGCCGGCAAAGGGTCAGGGTGGACTGCGAGACCAGTGATGTTTGTGCTGGCTTTTAACGGCCTAATATGTGTCAGTTAGGAATCTGTTAGAGTGATACTCACCTGATGGCGGAGAGAACTACGCGACTTGCTCTGAACATGTTTGATCTGTCGTGAAAATATAGTTTTGTGGAGAGGATAGCGATGTCGCTCAATCTCGAACAGCTTATTGGGCGAAATaatattacgtaatatgGCTTACTGAGATTATGTAACAGCTGTTTTCTAATATGAATGTCTCGCATAAAATGATACTCACCTTCGGGTTACGTAGAGGAGTTGCAAACAACATGCACAAGATGGTCATTAATATTCCTACAAGGCCTTTTTAAGTATTATTGCAGGATTTGAGTCAACGCCGTAGTGACTGGTAGAAGCTCATAATAGCAGAAAACGCAGAAACGCTATAGACACGGACCTCTTCCTTGTAAGAAGGTGGTTCTTTTTGGTAATACCTGGATATTATATGGCCCCAGTCTCCGGTCTATTATGTTATGCATGAGTGCTgtaaaaaagaaacaatTTATGTCGCTGCAGCCCGTGTAAGGCGTGTTCATTGACTGTCAAGGTCACGAACCCACAAAGATCGGGACAAAACTCAGTAGGTTTGGAAATGCACAATCTTTTACTTACGCGTCCGTCCGTCGGTTGATGTCACCTTGCGCGTCGCGTCCATTTCCACAAAATATTCGTTGGAGTTTTGAGTCTATGTatctcaatctcctcacAAATTATCTTCTTAACAGTCGATCAAGAGCGAACCATATTTCGCCCTATGATTTGTATACGCAAACGGTGGCAGTGAGAAAATATGGACTCGtctcctccgccgcccTCATTCCTGGTTCCGACGCCGCGCAATGAACAAGGATTGTCTTTTCCAGGCTCATTAAAGCTCAATGACAGGGTCGGCAAtgacggagaagagggagaagtgTCTATGTATGTAAGGCTGTTCGATGGTTAGTCTATATATCATTGTAACTACTTCCACATTCAGCTGTATAATGTGATAACAAACGCAGAAATGATTAAGACGGTGCTCGATCGAGAATCGTACCTGTTTACTCAGAGAGAAATATGGGTGCTGAATTACATTCTCGACTTGCCCTGTAAGTCCAAAATATCATGTCCAGAAGAGTACTTACGTTCAAGCAGATGAACCCCGCTATCTCCTTACCCGTTTATTGCTTCGTCGTCCTTCGCGAGTCCACACCTACACCTCATTGGTCGCGTCATACTCGTCCGAAAtcggagaggaaggaataAAAATGGCTATGAAGACCCTCGCTCGACGTTTGGCAGTACCAAAGGATATTGTAAACTCTGACCCAGATCCTCTCCCAGGGGCTCCTATTGCAAGTTCTTCTAGACCTGGACCATCGTCATTGTCCGCGAAAGCTGAGGGAAAGCGGCCTGCAAACGCGCTTTGGGAGAATAAACCATGGGCAGATTCACCGTCCGGGCTGACGGAAGTTCAGGAGAGGGCCGATCCTGAGCTGGCTGCTGCACTCAAAGAAAGCTACTGGGCGTTCAAAGTCGGAAGGGTCAGTGTTGAttcagatgatgagggcGATAGTTTGCCAgcagagagaaagagatcTGAATCAGTTTCAACGTTTGTTTCCACGCGTACTGTATCAAGACAGTCGAGCGGGATTccaacaacaccatctATGGTGTTTTCCTTGACACCAGAATCACCTCCACCAGTGTCCTTTCTTGCCGAAGACGAAAAGTCAATCTCATTAGACGATCTCATGACTTGCATGTCGCTCGACCAACTTCGAAAAGTCGCCAAAAGCCGCAAACTTGCTGCTTCATCCTTATTGACTCGGGAGTCCACGTTGAATGCATTGAGGAACATAGCGAAGCAACAGACCGTGTTAGGATTTGCACCAATGAAAGGCAAAGCTACTGCCCCTGTTCAAGAACAAGGAAAGCAGACAACCCTCTCTTTTGCTCCGAGACCCACGCAAACTTCGGAGTCGTTACTGACGACTCAAATGCTGTCTTCATTCGGTGGTTCAGCCATCCGCCTCACACCGTCCCTCCATTCACTCATTTCCCGAGTTaacctcatcttctcccgcACTCCTCCAATCGCCTCAGATACCGCAAGTCTCATGCTTCCCTCCATCCTTGTCACATCAAATAAAAGGCGATATCCCAATTACGGACTGCCAACACGATCAAAGATCTGGGAAGACCGAGATGAATTATTAGTCTGGGAAAGGGCAGTAGTCTGGGAAGCGACTGTCACTGAAGCTTTAGGGGAGACGTGGGACCAGGCGCGCAAGACTCCAAATGCTGCACCCATTCCGGGCTCAATATCCGGTACGGGGTGGGTGAataggaaggaaggggCCAAGGTTGTGAGGAAGATTTGGGAAGGGACGTGGGATgtttggaaagagatggttgACGGGGATAAGGGCAAGGAAGTGGATGTGAgtaaagaggaaggcggtCTTGTTGGCGATCGGTTCCAAATTGGTAAGTTTTAATCATCATGTTCTGTTCCTTGATTCTAACAAATAGAGCAGGCCATGTTCTTACCAGAATAGTGTACAAAGTGAGTTCGACTCCCATTTGTTCAAACATGTGCTTACGAATACTAGGGCGCGGAGGCTCTAGGTATACTTCATGAATATGATAACGAGTGTATGGTTCTTCGCGCTCTCCTTGCCCAACGGCGATGGAGACGTGGTAAACGAGGGTATGTTTCTGTATCAGACTTATTTCAGACAAACCTGCCAAAAACAAACCTGACAAAAAGCGCAGAGCATGGTACAACCGCTTAGCCTTAGTTCTGATGAATCACTATAATTCCTCGCCGgccgagaaagaagaaaagctaCGGGAGGCTACCCAAGTGTGTATAGACGGGCTATTGGACGAAGCTACTCATCTGAGTAAGACCTTCTTAAGCTTAATCTCTACAAGTAGCTAACAATATTACAGTCTACCGACCTGCGCTTTCTCGACGTCTTACAAGACTAGAGAACAAGCTCAATCTCCCGTCAGACGAACGGCATATCTCTTATGCTTCATTGCTTATTTGTGAGACTCGTGAACTCAACGCAGTGAGGTTACCAGAAAACAGAGGTGCGGTCAGAGCGAAACCTTGGTTTGGGTCTGTGActaaagaggaagaagacggcgAAGGGACAGGGGGAAAGGACAAATTGGTTGGCAAGAGTTtgtggatggggaaggaaggggaaatAGGCGTTGAACAATGGGTGTTGGAGTggtgggggaagaagggttaTAAAGGGTGAGCCCGGCCTTCTACTCCCTTTTCGTGCAAGTGTTCATGTATTTTATAGGTATCACTCTgaatcttccatcctcacgactctcttcaccctccttATCTGGCCagtcctcttccacccctTTCCAGGAGCATTCGAAACGTCCTATCAAACCGCCCCACTCGATCTCGGCGAGGACACATTTGCACCCTCCCGCAGAAAACTACTTGAGGACCGGCTATCTGAAATAAGCAAAACAAAACGAGCACTCGAGTTGTTGAGGGAGGTTGACGATCGAGAGCGACCAAGAGGTACTTGGGCCGTGGGAGTG
Proteins encoded in this region:
- a CDS encoding NADH dehydrogenase (ubiquinone) 1 alpha subcomplex 5, whose amino-acid sequence is MFRASRVVLSAIRPLKASTNITGLAVHPDPLPALTSIYTSTLSSLSQLPAASVYRQAAEALTKHRLAIVEKAQGDVEKVENELGSIVEIVIEEAKSEEGLVVKMKDWKSWEGLVEEPHPGQWRYFEPLSDE
- a CDS encoding E3 SUMO-protein ligase PIAS1, whose translation is MLRHTGTYRAPVRKTDWSGFDEFLRLWIPSHTVPQLRSFASALVTYGRRDPFMRSGDRKADVIQKIQEAFMALKARMDLDAYVEARYHCEVAVGGGWDPFPRTNTTILIPPAPPIRTHPSVQPPPPPTFGGVPRWSSGVNSSSSGLNGYRSTPGSGSNSVGYGNTSAHAAPSTPSHGPQHALQDWKINPLWKPLRAITSMETLPDISANESHSTYRTKRTQFVLPNDVIEKLKASRESPQTPPHYSLRLFCTSSDHYRPTSVHARHIPPSTNIPIEYPGNPEVSIDGTILPFKEKGLRGKAGSAPPFDLDKPINVAVGGRVALVPGRLIGVNVGHRGPTTGKNKSQSKRFFFQIVLAEMTTKEELLEKLNKLEPTKAEDAIEQLRKKQEDDDDIVAGTASMSLKDPLSYMRMIRPIRSSKCSHIQCFDATWWIESNAVHPQWLCPHCSKELRFDDLIVDGYVMDILKAVPDTVDDVILEPTGEWHTEDNKYGTASWLASHVKPSSATAAVSTPVASSALASFSSEIETKPSVCDMNDTSSGDGANRGGAGLKRKVVQVIDSDDEGDGTPAKSSVPPAGRITGLGSSSSVGGSRTGASTPIIDLTLSDSDDETDEETGSATSSRGPPAPIQVPRTSIAASAIVSPKRPVSAAWTNFHSSRETTSNVIRSPSTSSWPGLSTAGIGGVSGRSSPLSNINGQTSASASGSATTSHLQPPSDQYPPISPPHISGPPPQTTVTSPRIAGLPPPSHIFPSSPSPASIAPAAPPPHVPPVRAFSRPGWVNPLGPSSSSEISSSTYASATPP
- a CDS encoding fanconi-associated nuclease 1, encoding MDSSPPPPSFLVPTPRNEQGLSFPGSLKLNDRVGNDGEEGEVSMYVRLFDEMIKTVLDRESYLFTQREIWVLNYILDLPYEPRYLLTRLLLRRPSRVHTYTSLVASYSSEIGEEGIKMAMKTLARRLAVPKDIVNSDPDPLPGAPIASSSRPGPSSLSAKAEGKRPANALWENKPWADSPSGLTEVQERADPELAAALKESYWAFKVGRVSVDSDDEGDSLPAERKRSESVSTFVSTRTVSRQSSGIPTTPSMVFSLTPESPPPVSFLAEDEKSISLDDLMTCMSLDQLRKVAKSRKLAASSLLTRESTLNALRNIAKQQTVLGFAPMKGKATAPVQEQGKQTTLSFAPRPTQTSESLLTTQMLSSFGGSAIRLTPSLHSLISRVNLIFSRTPPIASDTASLMLPSILVTSNKRRYPNYGLPTRSKIWEDRDELLVWERAVVWEATVTEALGETWDQARKTPNAAPIPGSISGTGWVNRKEGAKVVRKIWEGTWDVWKEMVDGDKGKEVDVSKEEGGLVGDRFQIGHVLTRIVYKGAEALGILHEYDNECMVLRALLAQRRWRRGKRGAWYNRLALVLMNHYNSSPAEKEEKLREATQVCIDGLLDEATHLIYRPALSRRLTRLENKLNLPSDERHISYASLLICETRELNAVRLPENRGAVRAKPWFGSVTKEEEDGEGTGGKDKLVGKSLWMGKEGEIGVEQWVLEWWGKKGYKGYHSESSILTTLFTLLIWPVLFHPFPGAFETSYQTAPLDLGEDTFAPSRRKLLEDRLSEISKTKRALELLREVDDRERPRGTWAVGVDWGYEKEDLEEILECLGGKALSGVCRMLAEEYRHRASGVPDLIVWNPETKDARFVEVKGPGDSLSETQKIWIDVLLSSGIQVEVCRVKAVSPTAAQLQSLEKKRKTSPALNTSSNSTEVKRLKRRSATSTASAYVKTDEGEYVKADDVVELDEEDDGWERRDEMRFESGIERREGRLE
- a CDS encoding nuclear movement protein nudC, coding for MTEGKTYEEMSKGERDAHDQQQREKEKKQQAELPYSWTQELATATVTVPLPKGTRSKDLEVDIGKRKLKVKLKSSPSSILEGELYNDIVVDDSSWTIDDDTLTIELDKLSFHIGTPQWWPHILTHHPTIDTTKINPTPSSLSDLDPKTRGMVEKMMWDNQQKALGKPTVDERKREEVMKKFMAEHPEMDFSKAKIG